A window of the Cololabis saira isolate AMF1-May2022 chromosome 19, fColSai1.1, whole genome shotgun sequence genome harbors these coding sequences:
- the LOC133419747 gene encoding C-terminal-binding protein 2 isoform X8 has protein sequence MWRQHFPGIRPQIMNGPMHPRPLVALLDGRDCTVEMPILKDLATVAFCDAQSTQEIHEKVLNEAVGAMMYHTITLTREDLEKFKALRIIIRIGSGYDNIDIKAAGELGIAVCNIPSAAVEETADSTLCHVLNLYRRNTWLYQALREGTRVQSVEQIREVASGAARIRGETLGLIGFGRSGQAVAVRAKVFGFNVIFYDPYLQDGLERSLGVQRVYTLQDLLYQSDCVSLHCNLNEHNHHLINDFTIKQMRQGAFLVNTARGGLVDEKALAQALKEGRIRGAALDVHETEPFTFAQGPLKDAPNLICTPHTAWYSEQASLEMREAAATEIRRAITGRIPDSLRNCVNKEFFVTTAPWAVMDQPGVHPELNGAAYRYPPGVVGVAPGGIPGALEGMVPGGVPIAHTLPSGTHPSQAPSPNQPSKHGETREHLTEQ, from the exons ATGTGGAGGCAACATTTTCCAG GTATTCGGCCCCAGATCATGAACGGGCCGATGCATCCGCGCCCGCTGGTGGCGCTGCTGGACGGGCGCGACTGCACCGTGGAGATGCCCATCCTCAAAGACCTGGCGACGGTGGCCTTCTGCGACGCCCAGTCCACGCAGGAGATCCACGAGAAG gtgCTTAACGAGGCCGTGGGAGCCATGATGTACCACACCATCACCCTGACCCGGGAGGACCTGGAGAAGTTCAAGGCTCTACGCATCATCATCCGCATCGGCAGCGGATACGACAACATCGACATCAAGGCGGCCGGAGAGCTGG GCATCGCCGTGTGCAACATTCCCTCCGCAGCCGTGGAGGAGACGGCCGACTCCACGCTGTGCCACGTCCTCAACCTGTACCGGCGAAACACCTGGCTGTACCAGGCTCTCCGGGAGGGCACGCGGGTCCAGAGCGTGGAGCAGATCCGCGAGGTGGCGTCCGGAGCCGCCCGCATCCGCGGGGAAACCCTCGGCCTCATCGGCTTCG GTCGCTCGGGCCAGGCGGTCGCCGTGAGGGCCAAAGTGTTCGGCTTCAACGTCATCTTCTACGACCCGTACCTGCAGGACGGCCTGGAGCGCTCGCTGGGCGTCCAGCGGGTCTACACCCTGCAGGACCTGCTCTACCAGAGCGACTGCGTGTCCCTGCACTGCAACCTGAACGAACACAACCACCACCTCATCAACGACTTCACCATCAAACAG atgCGTCAGGGTGCGTTCCTGGTCAACACGGCGCGGGGAGGGCTGGTGGACGAGAAGGCTCTGGCCCAGGCGCTGAAGGAGGGCAGGATACGCGGAGCCGCCTTGGACGTCCATGAAACGGAGCCCTTCAC TTTTGCTCAGGGCCCGCTGAAAGACGCCCCGAACCTGATCTGCACGCCGCACACGGCCTGGTACAGCGAGCAGGCGTCCCTGGAGATGAGGGAGGCGGCCGCCACCGAGATCCGAAGAGCCATCACCG GCCGTATCCCTGACAGCCTACGAAACTGCGTCAACAAAGAGTTCTTCGTCACCACGGCACCATGGGCAGTCATGGATCAGCCAGGCGTTCACCCTGAGCTCAACGGCGCCGCCTACAG ATACCCGCCGGGCGTGGTGGGAGTGGCTCCGGGCGGCATCCCGGGGGCGTTAGAGGGCATGGTGCCCGGTGGGGTGCCCATCGCCCACACCCTGCCCTCCGGTACGCACCCCTCCCAGGCCCCGTCTCCCAACCAgccctccaaacacggcgagaCCAGAGAGCACCTCACCGAGCAATAG
- the LOC133419747 gene encoding C-terminal-binding protein 2 isoform X4, translating to MSLTDKHKVKRQRLDRICEGYFAVTRQDLMDVSARARDANSSYSIRPQIMNGPMHPRPLVALLDGRDCTVEMPILKDLATVAFCDAQSTQEIHEKVLNEAVGAMMYHTITLTREDLEKFKALRIIIRIGSGYDNIDIKAAGELGIAVCNIPSAAVEETADSTLCHVLNLYRRNTWLYQALREGTRVQSVEQIREVASGAARIRGETLGLIGFGRSGQAVAVRAKVFGFNVIFYDPYLQDGLERSLGVQRVYTLQDLLYQSDCVSLHCNLNEHNHHLINDFTIKQMRQGAFLVNTARGGLVDEKALAQALKEGRIRGAALDVHETEPFTFAQGPLKDAPNLICTPHTAWYSEQASLEMREAAATEIRRAITGRIPDSLRNCVNKEFFVTTAPWAVMDQPGVHPELNGAAYRYPPGVVGVAPGGIPGALEGMVPGGVPIAHTLPSGTHPSQAPSPNQPSKHGETREHLTEQ from the exons GTATTCGGCCCCAGATCATGAACGGGCCGATGCATCCGCGCCCGCTGGTGGCGCTGCTGGACGGGCGCGACTGCACCGTGGAGATGCCCATCCTCAAAGACCTGGCGACGGTGGCCTTCTGCGACGCCCAGTCCACGCAGGAGATCCACGAGAAG gtgCTTAACGAGGCCGTGGGAGCCATGATGTACCACACCATCACCCTGACCCGGGAGGACCTGGAGAAGTTCAAGGCTCTACGCATCATCATCCGCATCGGCAGCGGATACGACAACATCGACATCAAGGCGGCCGGAGAGCTGG GCATCGCCGTGTGCAACATTCCCTCCGCAGCCGTGGAGGAGACGGCCGACTCCACGCTGTGCCACGTCCTCAACCTGTACCGGCGAAACACCTGGCTGTACCAGGCTCTCCGGGAGGGCACGCGGGTCCAGAGCGTGGAGCAGATCCGCGAGGTGGCGTCCGGAGCCGCCCGCATCCGCGGGGAAACCCTCGGCCTCATCGGCTTCG GTCGCTCGGGCCAGGCGGTCGCCGTGAGGGCCAAAGTGTTCGGCTTCAACGTCATCTTCTACGACCCGTACCTGCAGGACGGCCTGGAGCGCTCGCTGGGCGTCCAGCGGGTCTACACCCTGCAGGACCTGCTCTACCAGAGCGACTGCGTGTCCCTGCACTGCAACCTGAACGAACACAACCACCACCTCATCAACGACTTCACCATCAAACAG atgCGTCAGGGTGCGTTCCTGGTCAACACGGCGCGGGGAGGGCTGGTGGACGAGAAGGCTCTGGCCCAGGCGCTGAAGGAGGGCAGGATACGCGGAGCCGCCTTGGACGTCCATGAAACGGAGCCCTTCAC TTTTGCTCAGGGCCCGCTGAAAGACGCCCCGAACCTGATCTGCACGCCGCACACGGCCTGGTACAGCGAGCAGGCGTCCCTGGAGATGAGGGAGGCGGCCGCCACCGAGATCCGAAGAGCCATCACCG GCCGTATCCCTGACAGCCTACGAAACTGCGTCAACAAAGAGTTCTTCGTCACCACGGCACCATGGGCAGTCATGGATCAGCCAGGCGTTCACCCTGAGCTCAACGGCGCCGCCTACAG ATACCCGCCGGGCGTGGTGGGAGTGGCTCCGGGCGGCATCCCGGGGGCGTTAGAGGGCATGGTGCCCGGTGGGGTGCCCATCGCCCACACCCTGCCCTCCGGTACGCACCCCTCCCAGGCCCCGTCTCCCAACCAgccctccaaacacggcgagaCCAGAGAGCACCTCACCGAGCAATAG
- the LOC133419747 gene encoding C-terminal-binding protein 2 isoform X6, which yields MDVSARARDANSSYSIRPQIMNGPMHPRPLVALLDGRDCTVEMPILKDLATVAFCDAQSTQEIHEKVLNEAVGAMMYHTITLTREDLEKFKALRIIIRIGSGYDNIDIKAAGELGIAVCNIPSAAVEETADSTLCHVLNLYRRNTWLYQALREGTRVQSVEQIREVASGAARIRGETLGLIGFGRSGQAVAVRAKVFGFNVIFYDPYLQDGLERSLGVQRVYTLQDLLYQSDCVSLHCNLNEHNHHLINDFTIKQMRQGAFLVNTARGGLVDEKALAQALKEGRIRGAALDVHETEPFTFAQGPLKDAPNLICTPHTAWYSEQASLEMREAAATEIRRAITGRIPDSLRNCVNKEFFVTTAPWAVMDQPGVHPELNGAAYRYPPGVVGVAPGGIPGALEGMVPGGVPIAHTLPSGTHPSQAPSPNQPSKHGETREHLTEQ from the exons GTATTCGGCCCCAGATCATGAACGGGCCGATGCATCCGCGCCCGCTGGTGGCGCTGCTGGACGGGCGCGACTGCACCGTGGAGATGCCCATCCTCAAAGACCTGGCGACGGTGGCCTTCTGCGACGCCCAGTCCACGCAGGAGATCCACGAGAAG gtgCTTAACGAGGCCGTGGGAGCCATGATGTACCACACCATCACCCTGACCCGGGAGGACCTGGAGAAGTTCAAGGCTCTACGCATCATCATCCGCATCGGCAGCGGATACGACAACATCGACATCAAGGCGGCCGGAGAGCTGG GCATCGCCGTGTGCAACATTCCCTCCGCAGCCGTGGAGGAGACGGCCGACTCCACGCTGTGCCACGTCCTCAACCTGTACCGGCGAAACACCTGGCTGTACCAGGCTCTCCGGGAGGGCACGCGGGTCCAGAGCGTGGAGCAGATCCGCGAGGTGGCGTCCGGAGCCGCCCGCATCCGCGGGGAAACCCTCGGCCTCATCGGCTTCG GTCGCTCGGGCCAGGCGGTCGCCGTGAGGGCCAAAGTGTTCGGCTTCAACGTCATCTTCTACGACCCGTACCTGCAGGACGGCCTGGAGCGCTCGCTGGGCGTCCAGCGGGTCTACACCCTGCAGGACCTGCTCTACCAGAGCGACTGCGTGTCCCTGCACTGCAACCTGAACGAACACAACCACCACCTCATCAACGACTTCACCATCAAACAG atgCGTCAGGGTGCGTTCCTGGTCAACACGGCGCGGGGAGGGCTGGTGGACGAGAAGGCTCTGGCCCAGGCGCTGAAGGAGGGCAGGATACGCGGAGCCGCCTTGGACGTCCATGAAACGGAGCCCTTCAC TTTTGCTCAGGGCCCGCTGAAAGACGCCCCGAACCTGATCTGCACGCCGCACACGGCCTGGTACAGCGAGCAGGCGTCCCTGGAGATGAGGGAGGCGGCCGCCACCGAGATCCGAAGAGCCATCACCG GCCGTATCCCTGACAGCCTACGAAACTGCGTCAACAAAGAGTTCTTCGTCACCACGGCACCATGGGCAGTCATGGATCAGCCAGGCGTTCACCCTGAGCTCAACGGCGCCGCCTACAG ATACCCGCCGGGCGTGGTGGGAGTGGCTCCGGGCGGCATCCCGGGGGCGTTAGAGGGCATGGTGCCCGGTGGGGTGCCCATCGCCCACACCCTGCCCTCCGGTACGCACCCCTCCCAGGCCCCGTCTCCCAACCAgccctccaaacacggcgagaCCAGAGAGCACCTCACCGAGCAATAG
- the LOC133419747 gene encoding C-terminal-binding protein 2 isoform X5 produces the protein MSLTDKHKVKRQRLDRICEGIRPQIMNGPMHPRPLVALLDGRDCTVEMPILKDLATVAFCDAQSTQEIHEKVLNEAVGAMMYHTITLTREDLEKFKALRIIIRIGSGYDNIDIKAAGELGIAVCNIPSAAVEETADSTLCHVLNLYRRNTWLYQALREGTRVQSVEQIREVASGAARIRGETLGLIGFGRSGQAVAVRAKVFGFNVIFYDPYLQDGLERSLGVQRVYTLQDLLYQSDCVSLHCNLNEHNHHLINDFTIKQMRQGAFLVNTARGGLVDEKALAQALKEGRIRGAALDVHETEPFTFAQGPLKDAPNLICTPHTAWYSEQASLEMREAAATEIRRAITGRIPDSLRNCVNKEFFVTTAPWAVMDQPGVHPELNGAAYRYPPGVVGVAPGGIPGALEGMVPGGVPIAHTLPSGTHPSQAPSPNQPSKHGETREHLTEQ, from the exons GTATTCGGCCCCAGATCATGAACGGGCCGATGCATCCGCGCCCGCTGGTGGCGCTGCTGGACGGGCGCGACTGCACCGTGGAGATGCCCATCCTCAAAGACCTGGCGACGGTGGCCTTCTGCGACGCCCAGTCCACGCAGGAGATCCACGAGAAG gtgCTTAACGAGGCCGTGGGAGCCATGATGTACCACACCATCACCCTGACCCGGGAGGACCTGGAGAAGTTCAAGGCTCTACGCATCATCATCCGCATCGGCAGCGGATACGACAACATCGACATCAAGGCGGCCGGAGAGCTGG GCATCGCCGTGTGCAACATTCCCTCCGCAGCCGTGGAGGAGACGGCCGACTCCACGCTGTGCCACGTCCTCAACCTGTACCGGCGAAACACCTGGCTGTACCAGGCTCTCCGGGAGGGCACGCGGGTCCAGAGCGTGGAGCAGATCCGCGAGGTGGCGTCCGGAGCCGCCCGCATCCGCGGGGAAACCCTCGGCCTCATCGGCTTCG GTCGCTCGGGCCAGGCGGTCGCCGTGAGGGCCAAAGTGTTCGGCTTCAACGTCATCTTCTACGACCCGTACCTGCAGGACGGCCTGGAGCGCTCGCTGGGCGTCCAGCGGGTCTACACCCTGCAGGACCTGCTCTACCAGAGCGACTGCGTGTCCCTGCACTGCAACCTGAACGAACACAACCACCACCTCATCAACGACTTCACCATCAAACAG atgCGTCAGGGTGCGTTCCTGGTCAACACGGCGCGGGGAGGGCTGGTGGACGAGAAGGCTCTGGCCCAGGCGCTGAAGGAGGGCAGGATACGCGGAGCCGCCTTGGACGTCCATGAAACGGAGCCCTTCAC TTTTGCTCAGGGCCCGCTGAAAGACGCCCCGAACCTGATCTGCACGCCGCACACGGCCTGGTACAGCGAGCAGGCGTCCCTGGAGATGAGGGAGGCGGCCGCCACCGAGATCCGAAGAGCCATCACCG GCCGTATCCCTGACAGCCTACGAAACTGCGTCAACAAAGAGTTCTTCGTCACCACGGCACCATGGGCAGTCATGGATCAGCCAGGCGTTCACCCTGAGCTCAACGGCGCCGCCTACAG ATACCCGCCGGGCGTGGTGGGAGTGGCTCCGGGCGGCATCCCGGGGGCGTTAGAGGGCATGGTGCCCGGTGGGGTGCCCATCGCCCACACCCTGCCCTCCGGTACGCACCCCTCCCAGGCCCCGTCTCCCAACCAgccctccaaacacggcgagaCCAGAGAGCACCTCACCGAGCAATAG
- the LOC133419747 gene encoding C-terminal-binding protein 2 isoform X7 has translation MELAVSGISQSSTGIRPQIMNGPMHPRPLVALLDGRDCTVEMPILKDLATVAFCDAQSTQEIHEKVLNEAVGAMMYHTITLTREDLEKFKALRIIIRIGSGYDNIDIKAAGELGIAVCNIPSAAVEETADSTLCHVLNLYRRNTWLYQALREGTRVQSVEQIREVASGAARIRGETLGLIGFGRSGQAVAVRAKVFGFNVIFYDPYLQDGLERSLGVQRVYTLQDLLYQSDCVSLHCNLNEHNHHLINDFTIKQMRQGAFLVNTARGGLVDEKALAQALKEGRIRGAALDVHETEPFTFAQGPLKDAPNLICTPHTAWYSEQASLEMREAAATEIRRAITGRIPDSLRNCVNKEFFVTTAPWAVMDQPGVHPELNGAAYRYPPGVVGVAPGGIPGALEGMVPGGVPIAHTLPSGTHPSQAPSPNQPSKHGETREHLTEQ, from the exons GTATTCGGCCCCAGATCATGAACGGGCCGATGCATCCGCGCCCGCTGGTGGCGCTGCTGGACGGGCGCGACTGCACCGTGGAGATGCCCATCCTCAAAGACCTGGCGACGGTGGCCTTCTGCGACGCCCAGTCCACGCAGGAGATCCACGAGAAG gtgCTTAACGAGGCCGTGGGAGCCATGATGTACCACACCATCACCCTGACCCGGGAGGACCTGGAGAAGTTCAAGGCTCTACGCATCATCATCCGCATCGGCAGCGGATACGACAACATCGACATCAAGGCGGCCGGAGAGCTGG GCATCGCCGTGTGCAACATTCCCTCCGCAGCCGTGGAGGAGACGGCCGACTCCACGCTGTGCCACGTCCTCAACCTGTACCGGCGAAACACCTGGCTGTACCAGGCTCTCCGGGAGGGCACGCGGGTCCAGAGCGTGGAGCAGATCCGCGAGGTGGCGTCCGGAGCCGCCCGCATCCGCGGGGAAACCCTCGGCCTCATCGGCTTCG GTCGCTCGGGCCAGGCGGTCGCCGTGAGGGCCAAAGTGTTCGGCTTCAACGTCATCTTCTACGACCCGTACCTGCAGGACGGCCTGGAGCGCTCGCTGGGCGTCCAGCGGGTCTACACCCTGCAGGACCTGCTCTACCAGAGCGACTGCGTGTCCCTGCACTGCAACCTGAACGAACACAACCACCACCTCATCAACGACTTCACCATCAAACAG atgCGTCAGGGTGCGTTCCTGGTCAACACGGCGCGGGGAGGGCTGGTGGACGAGAAGGCTCTGGCCCAGGCGCTGAAGGAGGGCAGGATACGCGGAGCCGCCTTGGACGTCCATGAAACGGAGCCCTTCAC TTTTGCTCAGGGCCCGCTGAAAGACGCCCCGAACCTGATCTGCACGCCGCACACGGCCTGGTACAGCGAGCAGGCGTCCCTGGAGATGAGGGAGGCGGCCGCCACCGAGATCCGAAGAGCCATCACCG GCCGTATCCCTGACAGCCTACGAAACTGCGTCAACAAAGAGTTCTTCGTCACCACGGCACCATGGGCAGTCATGGATCAGCCAGGCGTTCACCCTGAGCTCAACGGCGCCGCCTACAG ATACCCGCCGGGCGTGGTGGGAGTGGCTCCGGGCGGCATCCCGGGGGCGTTAGAGGGCATGGTGCCCGGTGGGGTGCCCATCGCCCACACCCTGCCCTCCGGTACGCACCCCTCCCAGGCCCCGTCTCCCAACCAgccctccaaacacggcgagaCCAGAGAGCACCTCACCGAGCAATAG
- the LOC133419747 gene encoding C-terminal-binding protein 2 isoform X9, whose translation MNGPMHPRPLVALLDGRDCTVEMPILKDLATVAFCDAQSTQEIHEKVLNEAVGAMMYHTITLTREDLEKFKALRIIIRIGSGYDNIDIKAAGELGIAVCNIPSAAVEETADSTLCHVLNLYRRNTWLYQALREGTRVQSVEQIREVASGAARIRGETLGLIGFGRSGQAVAVRAKVFGFNVIFYDPYLQDGLERSLGVQRVYTLQDLLYQSDCVSLHCNLNEHNHHLINDFTIKQMRQGAFLVNTARGGLVDEKALAQALKEGRIRGAALDVHETEPFTFAQGPLKDAPNLICTPHTAWYSEQASLEMREAAATEIRRAITGRIPDSLRNCVNKEFFVTTAPWAVMDQPGVHPELNGAAYRYPPGVVGVAPGGIPGALEGMVPGGVPIAHTLPSGTHPSQAPSPNQPSKHGETREHLTEQ comes from the exons ATGAACGGGCCGATGCATCCGCGCCCGCTGGTGGCGCTGCTGGACGGGCGCGACTGCACCGTGGAGATGCCCATCCTCAAAGACCTGGCGACGGTGGCCTTCTGCGACGCCCAGTCCACGCAGGAGATCCACGAGAAG gtgCTTAACGAGGCCGTGGGAGCCATGATGTACCACACCATCACCCTGACCCGGGAGGACCTGGAGAAGTTCAAGGCTCTACGCATCATCATCCGCATCGGCAGCGGATACGACAACATCGACATCAAGGCGGCCGGAGAGCTGG GCATCGCCGTGTGCAACATTCCCTCCGCAGCCGTGGAGGAGACGGCCGACTCCACGCTGTGCCACGTCCTCAACCTGTACCGGCGAAACACCTGGCTGTACCAGGCTCTCCGGGAGGGCACGCGGGTCCAGAGCGTGGAGCAGATCCGCGAGGTGGCGTCCGGAGCCGCCCGCATCCGCGGGGAAACCCTCGGCCTCATCGGCTTCG GTCGCTCGGGCCAGGCGGTCGCCGTGAGGGCCAAAGTGTTCGGCTTCAACGTCATCTTCTACGACCCGTACCTGCAGGACGGCCTGGAGCGCTCGCTGGGCGTCCAGCGGGTCTACACCCTGCAGGACCTGCTCTACCAGAGCGACTGCGTGTCCCTGCACTGCAACCTGAACGAACACAACCACCACCTCATCAACGACTTCACCATCAAACAG atgCGTCAGGGTGCGTTCCTGGTCAACACGGCGCGGGGAGGGCTGGTGGACGAGAAGGCTCTGGCCCAGGCGCTGAAGGAGGGCAGGATACGCGGAGCCGCCTTGGACGTCCATGAAACGGAGCCCTTCAC TTTTGCTCAGGGCCCGCTGAAAGACGCCCCGAACCTGATCTGCACGCCGCACACGGCCTGGTACAGCGAGCAGGCGTCCCTGGAGATGAGGGAGGCGGCCGCCACCGAGATCCGAAGAGCCATCACCG GCCGTATCCCTGACAGCCTACGAAACTGCGTCAACAAAGAGTTCTTCGTCACCACGGCACCATGGGCAGTCATGGATCAGCCAGGCGTTCACCCTGAGCTCAACGGCGCCGCCTACAG ATACCCGCCGGGCGTGGTGGGAGTGGCTCCGGGCGGCATCCCGGGGGCGTTAGAGGGCATGGTGCCCGGTGGGGTGCCCATCGCCCACACCCTGCCCTCCGGTACGCACCCCTCCCAGGCCCCGTCTCCCAACCAgccctccaaacacggcgagaCCAGAGAGCACCTCACCGAGCAATAG